Proteins co-encoded in one Hyla sarda isolate aHylSar1 chromosome 4, aHylSar1.hap1, whole genome shotgun sequence genomic window:
- the LOC130367182 gene encoding olfactory receptor 1468-like: protein MNIKDKEIFDHDSSLLYTQKDNLTEVSEFFLLGFQTSQDIRISLFFFLLVVYCGTICGNLLIITLVSTSKNLHTPMYFFISQLSTSDILLSTDIVPNLFHILLNNGETMTFIGCITQLYLFCATESYECFLLAVMSYDRYVAICNPLHYSSIMISGHCRTLSILCWLLGFFIVLTYIIKTAKLNFCGPNIIDHLFCDIIPLLELSCSDTFIIHLVLYIMGVLIVIIPTIIIVLSYTYIVLAILRISSNTGRQKAFSTCSSHLIVVSIFFWTMFGVYVVPTKGRTLTMSKIISLLYTVLTPLVNPIIYSLRNKDISKAVQKCHKQVIW from the exons ATGAACATCAAGGACAAAGAGATATTTGAT CATGACTCCTCTTTGTTATATACGCAGAAGGACAACCTGACTGAAGTCTCTGAGTTTTTCCTCTTAGGATTTCAAACAAGCCAAGATATAAGAATTTCTCTGTTCTTTTTTCTCCTTGTTGTTTACTGTGGGACAATATGTGGTAACCTCCTGATCATCACCCTGGTGTCCACCAGCAAGAACctccacaccccaatgtacttctTCATCTCACAATTGTCCACGAGTGACATCTTGTTATCCACAGATATTGTCCCCAACTTGTTCCACATCCTACTGAATAATGGGGAGACCATGACTTTTATTGGTTGTATCACTCAGTTGTATCTGTTCTGTGCCACTGAGTCATATGAATGTTTTCTCCTCGCTGTGATGTCTTATGACAGATATGTGGCCATCTGTAATCCTCTCCATTACTCCTCTATCATGATAAGTGGACATTGTAGGACACTGTCTATACTATGTTGGCTTCTTGGATTTTTCATTGTTTTGACTTACATTATCAAAACAGCAAAGCTAAACTTCTGTGGGCCAAATATCATTGACCATTTATTCTGTGACATTATTCCTTTATTAGAACTTTCCTGTTCAGACACCTTTATTATTCACTTGGTGCTTTATATTATGGGTGTACTAATTGTGATAATCCCAACCATCATCATTGTCCTGTCTTATACGTATATAGTTTTAGCAATCCTAAGGATCTCATCCAATACTGGTAGACAgaaagccttctccacctgtagctccCACCTCATTGTGGTCTCCATATTCTTCTGGACTATGTTCGGTGTTTATGTTGTCCCAACAAAAGGCCGAACACTGACCATGAGTAAAATTATCTCccttctatatactgtattaacTCCTCTGGTCAACCCTATTATATACAGTCTGAGGAATAAAGACATTAGTAAAGCCGTACAGAAATGTCATAAGCAGGTGATCTGGTAA